A window from Shewanella livingstonensis encodes these proteins:
- a CDS encoding PD-(D/E)XK motif protein, producing MAQNIEDEIKAAWSALAEVNQSSGWQAVFVTASSGCKIMAGRHYPENEEALIIGFKLESSPNSKQLPKGKGFHVESISDASLDSNYKWIGLIRTSSGSLEIFLGMIRDIMNILIKKSELSQSNIFSLFIGRIRAWQEFMSRSQKTLSSEAEIGLYGELVFLKYLLLNGVEPLSALKAWFGPSGGLQDFIFEYGAIEVKSTLAEKGFPAKILSLEQLDDSIINPLYFGAVRLNIQTGGVSLPKLVEIISEILFSQPSLQEELLSRLLIAGYHESHQESYTRCFVVKEIRIVLVDSNFPRLIPANVPTGVKFAKYEIDIDDLVCVDVPLNIVLNKLDVSQIWN from the coding sequence ATGGCTCAGAATATTGAAGATGAAATAAAGGCAGCATGGAGTGCTTTAGCCGAAGTAAATCAATCTTCTGGTTGGCAAGCTGTTTTCGTCACAGCTTCTAGTGGCTGTAAGATAATGGCTGGGCGACATTATCCCGAAAATGAGGAAGCATTGATAATAGGTTTTAAATTAGAGTCTTCTCCAAACTCAAAGCAACTACCAAAAGGAAAAGGATTCCATGTAGAAAGCATCTCAGATGCTAGTTTAGATTCCAATTATAAATGGATTGGGCTCATTAGGACATCTTCTGGAAGTCTAGAGATATTTCTTGGAATGATTAGAGATATCATGAATATTCTCATAAAAAAATCCGAACTATCTCAGAGTAATATTTTTAGTCTTTTTATTGGAAGGATAAGAGCTTGGCAAGAATTTATGAGTCGATCTCAAAAAACATTAAGCTCTGAGGCTGAGATTGGTCTTTATGGTGAACTAGTTTTTTTAAAGTATCTACTCTTGAATGGTGTCGAGCCATTAAGTGCCTTAAAAGCATGGTTTGGCCCAAGCGGTGGACTACAAGACTTTATCTTTGAGTATGGGGCAATCGAAGTTAAATCAACTCTTGCAGAAAAGGGTTTCCCTGCAAAAATTCTTTCATTAGAACAGCTGGATGATTCAATTATAAATCCTCTTTACTTCGGTGCTGTCCGACTAAATATTCAGACTGGTGGTGTTAGCCTACCTAAGTTGGTTGAAATAATAAGTGAAATTTTATTTTCACAACCATCACTCCAAGAGGAGCTTTTGAGTCGTTTGTTGATTGCGGGCTACCATGAGAGTCATCAGGAAAGTTATACAAGATGTTTTGTGGTGAAAGAAATACGCATTGTGCTTGTGGATTCTAATTTCCCTCGTTTAATTCCTGCAAATGTACCTACAGGGGTTAAATTCGCCAAATATGAAATTGATATAGATGATTTGGTATGTGTTGATGTGCCATTGAATATAGTTTTAAATAAATTAGATGTGAGTCAAATATGGAATTAA
- a CDS encoding AIPR family protein, producing the protein MELIDFLRQTNAEVRELLNERLAIPGEPYPYPESVFTEVIMQHMYDVGMTFEPVVCHFDAKVGNTNVRMSGYAMSDELDQLDLFVSLYSDVDEIVSVTTSEAAKVADYCLRFVSKCAEKKLAKQMDDSSEAFLLAQAIEDNYSTLEQIRVYVLTDRVLNAKSKQFQSREIQDKTIKLEVMDVERLYRHLSEGKPRDELTVNFEEVAGGPLPCVWVPGQMSEYDYAMTVIPGEALRFIYDKYGSRILEANVRSFLSVTGKVNKGIRDTLRNEPERFMAYNNGLVIVADEVHLGRAADGSPGITWLKGMQIVNGGQTSASLYFTQKKYNDVDLSRVRIPAKLIILRASNSQDEEKLIADISRYANSQNAIKQSDFAANDKLHVTLENHAQSTYCPDGVGRWFYERAAGSYKVMIEREGTTSAKQKSLKASMPPARKITKPDMAKYLNIYALKPHIVSLGAQNNFQKFMDSISTYRWPSGKELPTLSDYKSLVAQAILFNTTQKIIRTKYKAFQANITVYTLSIIFLKLGSKINFNSIWENQGISHSFQQLIVNLSEEVHAGLHKSANERMVSEWAKKEECWKIMQEVKYSSSIFMITAPEIKSIKD; encoded by the coding sequence ATGGAATTAATTGATTTTCTTAGACAAACTAATGCAGAAGTTCGAGAGTTATTGAATGAAAGACTTGCAATACCAGGAGAGCCGTATCCATATCCAGAATCAGTTTTTACAGAAGTAATAATGCAACATATGTACGATGTCGGTATGACATTTGAGCCTGTTGTTTGTCATTTTGATGCAAAAGTGGGTAATACAAATGTTCGTATGAGTGGCTATGCAATGTCTGACGAACTCGACCAGTTAGATCTTTTTGTAAGTCTTTACTCAGATGTAGATGAAATCGTTTCTGTGACAACATCTGAAGCAGCTAAGGTGGCTGATTATTGCCTTCGTTTTGTATCTAAATGTGCCGAGAAAAAGCTAGCGAAGCAAATGGATGATTCCAGTGAAGCTTTCCTATTAGCGCAAGCAATTGAAGATAACTATTCTACTCTAGAGCAAATTCGAGTTTATGTGTTAACTGACAGAGTCTTGAATGCCAAGTCAAAGCAGTTCCAATCGAGAGAAATACAAGATAAAACAATCAAGCTTGAGGTAATGGATGTTGAGCGATTGTATAGACACCTTTCTGAAGGTAAGCCTCGAGATGAACTCACCGTTAATTTCGAAGAGGTTGCTGGTGGGCCTCTCCCATGTGTGTGGGTTCCAGGTCAAATGAGTGAATATGATTATGCTATGACAGTAATCCCGGGTGAGGCGCTTCGGTTTATTTATGATAAGTATGGCTCTAGAATTCTTGAAGCAAATGTTCGCTCTTTCTTGAGTGTTACCGGAAAGGTAAATAAAGGAATTAGGGATACTCTTAGGAATGAACCAGAACGTTTCATGGCTTATAACAATGGTTTAGTAATCGTTGCAGATGAAGTTCATTTAGGTAGAGCTGCTGATGGGAGTCCAGGTATTACTTGGTTGAAAGGAATGCAGATTGTAAATGGCGGCCAAACATCAGCCTCATTATACTTTACACAAAAGAAATACAATGATGTCGATTTGTCTAGGGTTAGAATTCCTGCCAAATTGATAATTTTGAGAGCTAGCAATTCACAAGATGAAGAAAAATTGATAGCGGATATTTCCCGTTATGCAAATAGCCAAAATGCGATTAAACAATCTGATTTTGCTGCTAATGACAAGCTACATGTGACTTTAGAGAATCATGCGCAATCAACTTATTGCCCTGATGGTGTTGGACGTTGGTTCTATGAGCGTGCTGCAGGAAGTTACAAGGTCATGATTGAGCGCGAAGGTACAACATCTGCTAAGCAAAAAAGCCTTAAAGCTTCGATGCCACCAGCAAGAAAAATAACCAAACCAGATATGGCAAAATATTTAAATATATATGCCTTAAAGCCACATATAGTATCTTTGGGGGCTCAAAATAATTTTCAAAAATTCATGGATTCAATATCTACGTATAGATGGCCATCAGGGAAGGAACTTCCTACGTTAAGTGATTATAAAAGTCTCGTTGCGCAAGCAATACTCTTTAATACAACGCAGAAAATCATACGAACAAAATATAAAGCTTTTCAAGCCAACATAACGGTTTATACGCTTTCTATTATATTCTTGAAGTTAGGTTCAAAAATTAATTTCAATTCTATATGGGAAAACCAAGGTATATCCCATTCATTTCAGCAATTAATAGTAAACCTATCTGAAGAAGTTCATGCAGGACTTCATAAGTCAGCAAATGAAAGAATGGTTTCTGAGTGGGCAAAAAAAGAAGAATGTTGGAAAATTATGCAAGAAGTAAAGTATTCATCATCTATATTTATGATTACAGCACCAGAAATTAAAAGCATCAAAGATTAA
- a CDS encoding site-specific integrase — translation MGTINTRSNKLQIDFRYRGIRCREMTTLEDNAANRKRATAVLKRIEAEIHLNQFEYARHFPNSKQVKKFQEYDRMTAIKQAGSTPSVSEFIAQWLLEKRPEWRPSQLRTIEDILELYIIPRFSDHNIQAITKAEILKFRADLVDGQAFGKALSASRINQILSPLRVVLNDASERYDFVSPWKSIKPLPVNRKPVHPFTLDEVFKFLEFVRPDFRCYFLVRFFTGMRTGEIDGLQWENVDFVRRQILIRGSWVRNKLGPVKTKTSLREIDMNDLVFEALTLHAKKSTGKGFVFQTACGMPMNNKNMSYRVWYPTLNIAKIPQRNPYQTRHTAATLWLASGESPEWIARQMGHANTNMLFTVYSRYVPNLTRRDGSAFEAFLNQKIEEKNL, via the coding sequence ATGGGCACAATAAATACACGAAGCAACAAGTTGCAGATTGATTTTAGGTACAGAGGTATACGTTGTCGCGAGATGACAACCCTTGAAGATAATGCCGCAAACCGTAAAAGGGCTACCGCAGTGTTAAAGCGAATTGAGGCAGAAATACATTTGAATCAATTTGAATACGCTCGGCACTTCCCTAACAGCAAGCAGGTCAAAAAATTTCAAGAATACGACCGTATGACAGCAATAAAACAAGCCGGCTCAACACCTTCTGTTAGCGAGTTTATAGCGCAATGGTTATTGGAAAAACGACCTGAGTGGCGTCCATCGCAGTTGAGGACAATCGAAGATATTTTAGAACTTTATATTATTCCTCGATTTAGTGATCACAACATACAGGCAATCACTAAGGCCGAAATATTAAAGTTTAGGGCTGATTTAGTCGATGGCCAAGCTTTTGGCAAAGCGTTATCCGCCTCTCGCATCAACCAAATTTTATCACCTTTGCGGGTGGTGCTAAATGATGCTTCTGAGCGATATGATTTTGTGAGTCCTTGGAAGTCTATTAAACCATTGCCGGTAAATCGTAAGCCTGTTCACCCTTTTACACTTGATGAAGTGTTTAAATTTTTAGAGTTTGTTAGGCCTGATTTTCGTTGTTACTTTTTAGTGCGCTTTTTTACTGGTATGCGTACCGGTGAGATAGATGGCCTGCAGTGGGAAAATGTTGACTTTGTTCGACGACAAATTTTAATCCGTGGGTCCTGGGTGAGAAATAAGCTTGGTCCAGTAAAGACTAAAACATCCCTAAGAGAGATCGATATGAATGATTTAGTTTTTGAAGCATTAACCCTGCATGCAAAAAAGTCGACAGGTAAAGGCTTTGTATTTCAAACCGCTTGTGGCATGCCCATGAATAATAAAAACATGTCTTATCGTGTTTGGTACCCGACGTTGAATATAGCTAAGATCCCTCAGCGAAATCCTTATCAGACCCGCCATACAGCAGCTACGTTGTGGTTGGCCTCTGGCGAGTCTCCTGAGTGGATTGCACGGCAAATGGGGCATGCTAATACCAACATGTTATTTACGGTTTACTCGCGGTATGTGCCCAATTTAACTCGTCGAGACGGCAGTGCATTTGAAGCATTTTTAAATCAAAAAATTGAGGAAAAAAACCTATGA
- a CDS encoding MFS transporter codes for MKPKTNFDDMEFTPLHRKIMLWGSGGPFLDGYVLVIIGLALQQLTPALELDAQWIGLVGAATLAGLLIGTSVFGYVADIFGRKLMFMIDIIAIAILSFATMFISSAIELVVLRFLIGIVIGADYPIATSMVAEFSPTKKRAFTMGFIAAMWYVGATAANMVGYLLYDVQDGWRWMFGSAIIPCLIILFGRFHLPESPRWLLKKGRIKECKETMETFFGPDVHISHESAEETKYSKLFQPVYLKRIIFVGIIWTCQVIPMFAIYTFGPQIIELLGFSNGKDAGLGNIVISLFFMAGCIPAMYWLNSIGRRPLLIGSFGIMTAALALLGIVPDPSVWLIIGAFATYAFFSGGPGILQWLYPNELFPTEIRASAVGAVMSVSRIGTIVSTYALPLFMATYGISSTLLVGAAISLFGLIISVFMAPETKGLALEVTSSESFKR; via the coding sequence ATGAAACCAAAAACGAATTTTGATGATATGGAATTCACACCATTACACCGAAAAATAATGTTGTGGGGTAGTGGAGGTCCTTTCTTAGATGGCTACGTATTGGTTATTATTGGCCTTGCATTACAACAATTAACACCAGCCCTTGAGCTTGATGCTCAATGGATAGGTTTAGTAGGCGCAGCCACATTAGCAGGGTTACTTATTGGTACTTCTGTATTTGGATATGTCGCTGATATATTTGGTCGTAAACTAATGTTTATGATAGACATTATTGCCATAGCAATACTTTCTTTTGCAACTATGTTTATTTCCTCTGCTATCGAACTCGTAGTACTAAGATTCTTAATAGGTATCGTTATCGGTGCTGATTACCCCATAGCAACATCTATGGTCGCTGAGTTTTCCCCCACAAAAAAACGTGCATTCACCATGGGGTTTATAGCGGCAATGTGGTATGTAGGAGCGACTGCAGCCAACATGGTTGGTTACCTGTTATATGATGTACAAGACGGTTGGCGATGGATGTTTGGTAGTGCCATAATTCCTTGTTTAATAATATTATTCGGTCGATTTCACTTACCTGAATCACCTAGATGGTTACTTAAGAAAGGACGTATTAAAGAATGTAAAGAAACGATGGAAACCTTCTTTGGCCCTGACGTTCACATCAGTCATGAATCTGCTGAGGAAACTAAGTACAGTAAACTATTTCAACCGGTATATTTAAAAAGAATTATTTTTGTTGGCATTATTTGGACTTGCCAAGTAATCCCTATGTTTGCCATTTATACTTTTGGACCACAAATCATTGAACTTCTTGGCTTTTCTAATGGTAAAGATGCGGGTCTTGGCAACATAGTCATCAGTCTATTTTTTATGGCTGGCTGTATTCCCGCTATGTATTGGCTTAATTCAATAGGCCGTAGGCCACTATTAATTGGTAGTTTTGGCATTATGACTGCCGCCCTCGCATTATTAGGTATAGTGCCAGATCCTAGTGTTTGGCTAATTATTGGAGCTTTCGCAACTTATGCATTCTTTTCAGGTGGTCCTGGAATATTACAATGGTTGTATCCAAATGAACTATTTCCAACTGAAATTAGAGCTTCTGCGGTTGGCGCTGTAATGTCTGTTAGTCGCATAGGAACTATTGTTTCAACTTATGCTTTACCTCTTTTCATGGCTACTTACGGTATATCTTCAACATTATTAGTTGGAGCAGCCATTTCATTATTTGGATTAATAATTTCTGTGTTCATGGCACCAGAAACTAAAGGCTTAGCATTAGAGGTAACCAGCTCGGAATCATTTAAAAGATAA
- a CDS encoding electron transfer flavoprotein FixA: MKIITCYKLVPEEQDIAINADGNLDISKAAPKINPFDLCAVETGVQLKGLIDDCSITAMSVGGKALTNPKARKDVLSRGPDDLTVVIDDKFEQLLPHQTARILMAAAQKTGFDLIICGDGSSDLYAQQVGLQLGELLGVANINAVSKIISAEPGKLIVERALDNEVEVLELVLPAVISVSADINEPTIPSMKTILAAAKKPVTVLSAADLDLSDITELVELVSVIAPKQKTRQNIVIEGDDEQQIAQFAEHLRKALK, from the coding sequence ATGAAAATTATTACGTGTTACAAATTAGTGCCTGAAGAGCAAGATATCGCAATAAATGCTGACGGCAACTTAGATATAAGCAAGGCTGCGCCTAAAATTAACCCTTTTGATCTTTGCGCTGTGGAAACAGGGGTTCAGCTTAAAGGTTTAATTGATGACTGCAGTATTACTGCTATGAGTGTCGGCGGTAAAGCACTAACAAACCCAAAAGCACGTAAAGACGTGCTTTCTCGTGGACCAGATGATTTAACCGTCGTGATTGACGACAAGTTCGAACAGCTTTTACCACACCAAACAGCCAGAATATTAATGGCTGCAGCACAAAAGACGGGGTTTGATCTTATTATTTGTGGTGATGGTTCTAGTGACCTTTATGCGCAACAAGTGGGCTTACAACTGGGTGAGTTACTTGGCGTTGCTAACATCAATGCTGTTAGCAAAATCATCTCCGCTGAACCAGGAAAACTCATCGTTGAAAGAGCATTAGACAATGAAGTTGAAGTTTTAGAGTTAGTTTTGCCTGCTGTTATATCTGTTTCTGCTGATATTAACGAACCGACAATCCCATCAATGAAAACAATTCTGGCCGCAGCTAAAAAGCCCGTTACGGTCTTAAGTGCTGCTGATTTAGATCTCTCTGATATCACTGAATTAGTTGAGCTTGTTTCTGTTATTGCACCTAAGCAAAAGACGCGGCAAAACATCGTTATTGAAGGTGATGATGAGCAACAAATTGCCCAGTTCGCAGAACACTTACGTAAAGCACTTAAATAA
- a CDS encoding FAD-binding protein: MSKLSNIWVFSDIASRLPEIIAAGVALGEKVSAFVIGTEADINRAYSFGATHVYCLGDKDSQKITEDYSNTIAKVISSSTDTNTLMLLAANKRCKALASKLGVQLQAGVVNDVTEINIDNGICAKHMAYGGLAIAEEKINSPIAIMTLSSGVFEAQVADTNNTGEAVNVAFVEPKTPIKCIERRAKQGESVDLGKAKRVIGVGSGIGSKDNLQIASELSEIIGAELGCSRPIAETEKWMDRERYIGVSGVMLKPEIYLALGISGQIQHMVGALGSQTIFAVNKDKNAPIFQYVDYGIVGDINKVMPALINALKA; encoded by the coding sequence ATGAGCAAACTATCTAATATCTGGGTATTTAGCGATATCGCTTCCCGTTTACCAGAGATAATCGCAGCGGGAGTAGCATTAGGTGAAAAAGTTTCAGCTTTTGTTATTGGTACAGAAGCGGATATCAATAGAGCTTATTCTTTTGGCGCAACTCATGTTTATTGCCTGGGTGACAAAGACAGTCAAAAAATAACTGAAGATTATAGCAACACCATTGCAAAGGTTATCTCTAGCTCAACAGACACAAACACGTTAATGCTGCTTGCCGCAAACAAACGTTGCAAAGCACTTGCCAGTAAATTAGGCGTTCAATTGCAAGCTGGCGTAGTTAACGACGTAACCGAAATCAATATAGATAATGGAATATGTGCTAAGCACATGGCTTACGGTGGTTTGGCCATCGCGGAAGAGAAAATCAATAGCCCTATTGCAATTATGACACTCAGTAGCGGCGTATTTGAAGCACAAGTAGCTGACACCAACAATACTGGCGAAGCTGTGAACGTAGCCTTTGTTGAACCTAAAACCCCTATTAAGTGCATTGAGCGTCGAGCAAAACAAGGTGAAAGCGTTGATCTAGGTAAAGCCAAACGCGTCATTGGTGTGGGGAGTGGTATTGGCAGTAAAGACAATCTACAGATTGCCTCTGAACTTAGTGAAATCATCGGTGCAGAGCTTGGTTGTTCTCGCCCAATTGCTGAAACAGAAAAGTGGATGGACCGCGAACGCTATATCGGAGTTTCAGGTGTAATGTTAAAGCCAGAAATCTATTTAGCATTAGGTATTTCAGGACAGATTCAACACATGGTTGGCGCATTAGGTTCACAAACTATCTTTGCTGTAAACAAAGACAAAAATGCACCTATTTTCCAATATGTTGATTACGGCATCGTTGGCGATATCAACAAAGTTATGCCAGCACTCATTAATGCACTTAAAGCCTAA
- a CDS encoding DNA cytosine methyltransferase, giving the protein MSNSPIPIIDLFAGPGGLGEGFSSLKNNQCFNIIVSAEKDSSAHETLRLRAFFRILLRENTEGLQDYYDFCNGKTDKPHTSKTIKEWEQAGLEARQITLGSPEGNTELDQIIENNLDTNKPWVLIGGPPCQAYSLVGRARNKGNAEYKAEEDHRHFLYKEYLRIIQQYHPAIFVMENVKGILSAKVGGKRIFDEILNDLVDPDAALKASKSGHTYRICSLVDNQIFRKGNDPSLLDPKRFIIKAEEFGIPQARHRVILVGIRDDISGVLESLTKHDSVTVDEVIGNLPELRSKLSKGPDSAEAWQACIEAQLKALANSTTSKKLAVELSQTAKYITKNGSPGSIRYPKSSGNGSTEIPYLDEWYLDSKLNVWLNNETRGHMNSDLGRYGYAACFAKVFGKSPKGHKEFDLPGLRPEHKNWESGKFSDRFRVQLSKAPSTTITSHISKDGHYFIHYDPLQCRSLTVREAARLQTFPDNYFFQGNRTQQFHQVGNAVPPLLAKKISVVILNLLNRN; this is encoded by the coding sequence ATGTCTAATTCACCAATACCAATTATCGATTTATTCGCAGGCCCAGGTGGTCTTGGCGAAGGTTTTTCATCACTTAAAAATAATCAATGCTTCAACATTATCGTATCTGCAGAAAAAGATTCTTCGGCTCATGAAACACTTAGACTTCGGGCCTTCTTCAGGATATTACTCAGAGAAAATACTGAAGGGTTACAGGATTATTATGACTTTTGTAACGGTAAGACTGATAAACCCCATACATCTAAAACTATAAAAGAATGGGAACAGGCAGGATTAGAAGCTCGCCAAATCACATTAGGCTCCCCTGAAGGCAATACAGAACTAGACCAAATTATCGAAAATAACCTAGATACGAATAAACCTTGGGTTCTAATCGGTGGCCCTCCATGTCAAGCATATTCTTTAGTGGGCCGAGCGAGAAATAAAGGAAATGCAGAATATAAAGCTGAAGAGGATCATCGTCATTTTCTATACAAAGAATATTTAAGGATTATTCAACAATATCATCCTGCCATTTTTGTGATGGAGAATGTAAAAGGGATCCTGTCGGCCAAAGTAGGAGGTAAAAGAATATTTGACGAAATACTTAATGACCTAGTAGATCCCGACGCCGCTCTTAAAGCCTCAAAATCAGGCCATACATACAGAATATGTTCACTAGTTGATAACCAAATCTTTAGAAAAGGAAATGATCCCAGTTTATTAGATCCCAAAAGATTTATTATTAAAGCTGAGGAGTTCGGGATCCCACAAGCACGGCACCGTGTAATACTTGTAGGTATCAGAGATGATATCTCTGGTGTGCTTGAATCGTTAACAAAGCACGATTCAGTGACAGTTGATGAGGTGATTGGTAACCTTCCAGAACTACGAAGCAAACTCAGTAAAGGGCCTGATTCTGCAGAAGCTTGGCAAGCTTGTATTGAAGCACAGCTTAAAGCTTTGGCAAATTCAACCACCAGTAAAAAACTTGCTGTAGAACTCTCACAAACAGCCAAATACATTACCAAAAATGGCTCTCCTGGCAGTATAAGGTATCCAAAGTCATCCGGTAACGGTTCGACTGAGATACCGTATCTTGATGAATGGTATCTAGATTCAAAATTAAATGTTTGGCTTAACAATGAAACTCGTGGACACATGAATAGCGACTTAGGTCGTTATGGATATGCGGCATGTTTTGCAAAAGTGTTTGGAAAATCACCGAAGGGGCATAAAGAGTTTGATTTGCCGGGTTTACGGCCTGAGCATAAAAACTGGGAAAGTGGGAAATTCTCAGATAGGTTCAGAGTCCAGCTTAGTAAAGCACCATCCACTACAATAACTAGCCATATTTCGAAAGATGGACACTACTTTATTCATTACGATCCACTACAATGTCGCAGCCTTACCGTCAGGGAAGCTGCTAGATTACAAACCTTCCCTGATAATTACTTCTTTCAAGGCAATAGGACACAACAGTTCCACCAAGTAGGAAATGCTGTACCGCCACTATTGGCAAAGAAAATTAGTGTCGTCATTCTGAATCTACTCAATAGAAATTAA
- a CDS encoding helix-turn-helix domain-containing protein: protein MKCNLSRILGEKRLKVSDVARDTDINRGTITRLYNDTATRVELDVIETLCKYLNVEIGELLEIQD, encoded by the coding sequence TTGAAGTGTAATCTTTCAAGGATTCTCGGAGAAAAACGGTTAAAAGTTTCAGATGTTGCCAGAGACACTGATATCAATAGAGGCACAATAACTCGTCTTTACAATGACACCGCGACTCGAGTTGAGCTTGATGTGATTGAAACGCTTTGCAAGTACTTAAATGTAGAGATCGGTGAGTTGTTAGAGATACAAGATTAG
- the fixC gene encoding FAD-dependent oxidoreductase FixC gives MSEESFDAIIVGAGLAGCVAAYVLAKAGADVLVIERGNYAGSKNMTGGRLYAHSLESIIPGFAKEAPLERKVTKEKVTFLTDDTGVTLDYHNGREQTSVEESYTLLRGDFDQWLMAKAEEVGAQFITGIRVDEILTQDGKVIGVKADGDELLSKSVILAEGVNPVLAEQLGMVKPKVKADVMAVGVKELIELPQEVIQDRFNLNNDEGCAWLFAGSPANGLMGGGFIYTNKTSVSLGLVCGLHDIGTSSKTVPQMLEDFKNHSMIKPLIEGGKLLEYSAHVVPEAGIHMVPQLVGDGVLITGDAAGFCLNIGYTVRGMDLAIASGEAAAKAVLTARENNDFSAEGLSSYQSLLEDSFIMKDLKLYKNLPEFMGNPRIFNQYPKMVADIMQSMFTVDGSASQPLRKTIMKHCKEVGYMNLIKDGIKGVTSI, from the coding sequence ATGTCAGAAGAATCATTTGACGCAATTATCGTAGGAGCGGGACTAGCAGGATGTGTTGCTGCTTACGTTCTTGCAAAAGCGGGAGCTGATGTTCTTGTAATCGAGCGCGGAAACTACGCTGGAAGCAAGAATATGACCGGTGGCCGTTTATACGCTCATAGTCTAGAAAGCATTATTCCTGGCTTTGCTAAAGAAGCGCCATTAGAAAGAAAAGTGACTAAAGAAAAAGTTACTTTTTTAACCGACGATACCGGCGTTACTCTCGACTACCATAATGGCCGCGAGCAAACCTCTGTAGAAGAATCTTATACCTTACTTAGAGGTGACTTTGACCAATGGTTAATGGCTAAAGCAGAAGAAGTTGGTGCACAATTTATTACGGGTATTCGAGTTGATGAAATTTTAACTCAAGACGGTAAAGTCATTGGCGTAAAAGCAGATGGCGATGAATTGTTGTCTAAATCAGTTATTTTAGCTGAAGGTGTAAATCCAGTACTGGCTGAACAACTTGGAATGGTAAAACCTAAAGTTAAAGCAGATGTAATGGCTGTTGGTGTTAAAGAACTCATTGAACTACCGCAAGAAGTTATTCAAGATCGTTTCAACCTTAATAATGATGAAGGTTGCGCTTGGTTATTTGCAGGTTCCCCAGCAAATGGTCTTATGGGTGGCGGTTTCATTTATACCAATAAAACCAGTGTGTCATTAGGACTTGTTTGCGGACTACACGATATTGGTACCTCCAGTAAAACCGTTCCCCAAATGCTAGAAGACTTTAAAAATCATTCAATGATAAAACCGCTTATTGAAGGTGGAAAATTACTCGAATACTCAGCACATGTGGTACCTGAAGCGGGCATTCATATGGTCCCTCAACTAGTCGGTGATGGGGTATTAATCACTGGCGATGCTGCAGGATTTTGCTTAAATATAGGTTATACCGTTCGCGGTATGGACCTAGCTATCGCATCAGGTGAAGCAGCGGCCAAAGCAGTACTCACTGCACGTGAAAATAATGATTTTAGTGCCGAAGGCTTATCTTCTTATCAAAGCTTGTTAGAAGACAGCTTCATTATGAAAGATCTTAAACTTTATAAAAATCTCCCTGAATTCATGGGAAACCCTCGTATCTTCAACCAATATCCCAAAATGGTAGCTGACATAATGCAAAGTATGTTTACCGTAGATGGATCAGCATCCCAACCACTTAGAAAAACAATTATGAAACATTGTAAAGAAGTGGGCTATATGAACCTAATCAAAGATGGAATTAAAGGAGTGACCTCAATATGA
- a CDS encoding 4Fe-4S dicluster domain-containing protein, protein MSEIVNVDVKLATNKFHVDEGHQHIILKDNPDMNEYRKLINACPAGLYKLDEDGSVRFDSAGCLECGTCKFLCGDTILEKWEYPRGTFGIEYRYG, encoded by the coding sequence ATGAGTGAAATAGTCAATGTCGATGTCAAACTAGCTACTAATAAATTTCATGTTGACGAAGGGCATCAACATATTATCTTAAAAGATAACCCTGATATGAATGAATATCGAAAATTAATTAATGCCTGCCCAGCTGGACTATATAAATTAGATGAAGATGGCAGTGTTAGATTTGATTCAGCAGGTTGTTTAGAGTGTGGCACATGCAAATTCTTATGTGGCGACACTATTTTAGAAAAGTGGGAATATCCGCGCGGAACGTTTGGAATTGAGTATCGCTACGGGTAA